One window from the genome of Pseudalkalibacillus hwajinpoensis encodes:
- a CDS encoding cytochrome c oxidase subunit 2A: MGALEEKKETARKVVINKGGPNLKGTMVAVMLLGGFILLSWFGVYWLYMVRL; this comes from the coding sequence ATGGGGGCTCTTGAGGAGAAGAAAGAAACAGCGAGAAAAGTTGTAATAAATAAGGGAGGACCAAACCTGAAAGGAACGATGGTCGCAGTAATGTTACTTGGTGGCTTTATTCTATTATCCTGGTTTGGGGTGTACTGGCTATATATGGTTCGTCTTTAG
- a CDS encoding cytochrome c oxidase subunit II, with the protein MHMHKLERLWLMIGSGTLILFLLVIGVNAFAMGHTPPSDNDILDPTKVDVTAPFDQPGLKKIGENEYEAVLVAQAFTFQSNDELKIPEGATVHFKVTSKDVVHGFQIPKTNVNMMITPGHVNTITHTFDEAGQFLILCNEYCGVGHQAMGVPLEVTK; encoded by the coding sequence ATGCACATGCACAAATTAGAAAGACTTTGGCTTATGATTGGGAGCGGGACACTTATTCTTTTTCTTTTAGTCATTGGTGTGAACGCTTTCGCAATGGGGCATACGCCACCGAGTGATAACGATATTCTTGATCCAACAAAAGTAGATGTAACCGCGCCCTTTGATCAACCTGGTTTAAAGAAAATAGGTGAGAATGAATATGAAGCGGTTTTAGTTGCTCAAGCCTTCACTTTTCAATCAAATGATGAGCTGAAAATACCTGAAGGGGCTACCGTTCATTTTAAAGTTACTAGTAAAGACGTTGTTCATGGATTTCAAATCCCAAAGACGAATGTCAATATGATGATTACACCTGGGCACGTGAATACCATTACACATACATTTGATGAGGCTGGACAATTCCTGATTTTATGTAATGAATATTGCGGGGTAGGACATCAGGCAATGGGTGTACCTCTGGAGGTGACAAAATGA
- a CDS encoding b(o/a)3-type cytochrome-c oxidase subunit 1, whose translation MSHSIVDRNDAKLSMAHLLIAFVSVLLGGIAGLLQTLVRSGTIQLPAGIGYYQLLTAHGILLALIFTTYFIIGFFYAGMSRTMGKFYDQPYRMAWLGYIIMTIGTVLTTVMVLLNEGTVLYTFYAPLKASPWFYIGLTLFIIGTWLAGGAMCHQYYIWKKVSHEKLSPLFSFMAVMTMVLWFVATIGVAVSVIFQFIPWSFGWVDEINILLSRTLFWYFGHPLVYFWLLPAYVCWYVIIPEIIGGKIFSDSLARLSFVLFLLFSIPVGFHHQLLESGISPFWKFLQVVLTFMVIVPSLMTAFSLFASFEIAGRRKGAKGLFGWFRVLPWKDARFFAPMVGMLIFIPAGAGGIINASNQMNQIVHNTLWVTGHFHLTVASSVALTFFGIAYWLIPHLTGRVLTGKMHSIANLQTILWAIGMFFMSGAMHTVGLLGAPRRTAYTTYQDNPDALGWIPYEVTMAVGGSILFLAILLLVYIIVNLTFFAPKGKEDFPIGEVAEDAEKTPAILENWRLWLSIATILILVAYTVPVVHMIEHAPPGSPGFKFW comes from the coding sequence ATGAGTCATTCTATAGTAGATCGAAATGATGCAAAACTCAGTATGGCTCATTTGTTAATTGCCTTTGTATCTGTTCTATTAGGTGGTATTGCAGGATTACTACAAACGTTAGTAAGAAGTGGAACAATCCAGTTACCAGCAGGAATAGGGTATTATCAGCTTTTGACTGCACACGGGATCTTGCTCGCACTTATTTTTACAACTTATTTTATTATTGGGTTCTTTTATGCCGGCATGAGCAGAACAATGGGGAAGTTCTATGACCAACCATACCGTATGGCGTGGCTGGGATATATCATAATGACGATTGGAACGGTTCTTACAACTGTTATGGTTTTATTAAATGAGGGAACGGTTCTGTATACTTTCTATGCCCCGTTAAAAGCGTCTCCATGGTTTTATATTGGATTAACGTTGTTTATTATCGGAACATGGTTAGCGGGCGGTGCGATGTGTCATCAGTACTACATTTGGAAAAAAGTTTCTCATGAGAAGCTATCTCCATTATTTAGCTTCATGGCTGTGATGACGATGGTGCTTTGGTTTGTCGCTACTATTGGTGTTGCTGTTTCAGTTATCTTTCAGTTTATTCCATGGTCGTTCGGCTGGGTGGATGAAATTAATATTCTTCTAAGTCGTACGCTTTTCTGGTATTTTGGTCATCCGCTCGTTTATTTTTGGTTATTACCTGCCTACGTCTGTTGGTACGTTATTATACCCGAAATTATAGGTGGTAAAATTTTCAGTGATTCTTTAGCGCGTTTGTCTTTCGTCCTTTTCTTGCTATTTTCGATACCGGTAGGATTTCATCATCAGTTACTCGAATCTGGTATTTCTCCTTTTTGGAAATTTCTACAGGTTGTGTTAACGTTTATGGTTATTGTTCCTTCACTCATGACGGCCTTCTCACTATTCGCTTCTTTTGAAATCGCTGGTCGTCGCAAAGGGGCAAAGGGTCTCTTTGGATGGTTCCGAGTATTACCATGGAAAGATGCGCGGTTCTTTGCGCCAATGGTCGGAATGTTGATTTTCATTCCAGCTGGTGCTGGTGGGATCATTAATGCAAGTAACCAAATGAACCAGATTGTGCATAACACGCTTTGGGTAACTGGGCATTTCCACCTTACCGTTGCCTCAAGTGTGGCTCTTACCTTCTTTGGCATTGCTTACTGGCTAATTCCTCATCTTACTGGAAGAGTATTGACGGGGAAAATGCACAGCATAGCGAATTTGCAAACAATTTTATGGGCAATTGGCATGTTTTTTATGTCAGGAGCCATGCATACAGTGGGTTTACTTGGTGCACCGAGGAGAACAGCTTATACGACTTATCAGGATAACCCTGATGCATTAGGGTGGATTCCATATGAAGTGACGATGGCCGTTGGTGGATCAATCCTGTTTCTTGCCATTTTGCTGTTAGTTTACATTATTGTGAACCTCACGTTTTTTGCACCAAAAGGAAAAGAAGATTTTCCGATCGGAGAAGTGGCAGAAGATGCAGAGAAAACGCCTGCTATTTTGGAAAACTGGCGACTATGGCTTAGCATTGCGACAATACTCATACTTGTGGCTTATACAGTACCGGTCGTTCATATGATTGAACATGCACCACCCGGGTCTCCTGGGTTTAAATTTTGGTAA
- the proC gene encoding pyrroline-5-carboxylate reductase: MKKSNILFIGAGRMAEAIFSGLKQSGNMGTITVTNQSDQKKLDDLRKTYEVETGVWQDVISEHDIVILAVPPAAHPTVLKELADRVTNQFIITVAAGIGPSILEASLPGRPTAWIMPNTAADIGESISLFTCGNHVTEDHREALQVILDAIGESEELSEKQIHDLTAITGSAPAFVYHLAESLEKTAASYGLTADVARKLVVQMIYGSASMLKDGRDAGELRDQVTTPGGATAAGLDVLRKGDFSQLLHEAILAVNDKAAEQAK, translated from the coding sequence TTGAAAAAGTCTAATATCTTGTTTATTGGTGCTGGGCGCATGGCTGAGGCTATTTTCTCAGGACTTAAACAGTCTGGAAATATGGGGACAATTACGGTAACGAATCAATCTGATCAGAAGAAATTGGATGATTTGAGAAAAACGTATGAAGTTGAAACAGGAGTATGGCAGGATGTCATTTCCGAGCATGATATTGTCATTCTAGCAGTGCCCCCAGCAGCACATCCAACTGTTCTTAAAGAGCTAGCTGATCGAGTAACAAATCAATTTATCATTACAGTTGCTGCAGGCATTGGTCCTTCTATTTTAGAAGCATCACTTCCAGGACGTCCAACAGCCTGGATCATGCCGAATACAGCGGCTGATATCGGTGAGTCTATTTCATTATTCACGTGTGGAAATCACGTTACAGAGGATCATCGTGAAGCACTTCAGGTCATTCTGGATGCTATCGGAGAGTCTGAAGAGTTGTCTGAGAAGCAAATTCATGATCTTACTGCAATTACAGGAAGTGCTCCAGCATTTGTTTATCACTTAGCAGAGTCACTTGAAAAAACGGCTGCGTCTTATGGATTAACTGCTGATGTAGCTAGGAAGCTTGTTGTGCAAATGATCTATGGATCTGCTTCAATGCTTAAAGATGGGCGAGACGCAGGAGAATTGCGTGATCAAGTGACAACACCAGGTGGGGCTACTGCTGCAGGACTAGATGTTCTGAGGAAGGGAGATTTCAGTCAGCTTCTGCATGAGGCGATTCTCGCTGTAAACGACAAAGCGGCTGAACAGGCGAAATAA
- a CDS encoding terpene cyclase/mutase family protein, with amino-acid sequence MDMKRVNERIDELVKEAVSHQEKNGSFHYCFENSLLTDAVMIVLIRTLGLKEETLVDQLVHRLLMNQSRGGYWKLFEDDEGNLSATVQAYHSLLYSGKIEREHTQMKKAERYIQKWGGIEKTDSMTKVFLALNGHLEWPQLFHFPMLFMLIPGSSPVSFFDLSSYARLHFAPIILCQDLRYSIKTSWTPDLAHLLNEERVFSDAIKSFWDSIVQFPDNQLFKARKRAEQYMLQRIESDGTLLNYATATFFMIYAMLALGYEKQSPVILRAIDGLKGMLCLSENHIQNSPSTIWDTALITHTLQEAGLSSVDPIIMKASEYLGRNQHTKFGDWAMAKQNIIPGGWGFSEGNSIHPDVDDTTAALRAMKHASSSNSWQRGVNWILAMQNKDGGWPAFETDRKALLLKDLPIDGAQSSFPDDSSADLTGRTVEFLCNFAGLQHNHPSVVRGVKWLVSNQESDGSWCGRWGICYVYGTWAAVTGLKAAGYSASFPAISKGLEFLKKIQQEDGGWGESCKSDEQKKYISLSYSTPSQTAWSVDALTICGDKCDALHKGVEYLTKGAFENKELTYPTGAGLPGGFYVHYHSYKMIWPLLALAHYRQLLNQE; translated from the coding sequence ATGGATATGAAGAGAGTGAATGAGAGAATAGATGAATTAGTAAAAGAAGCAGTAAGTCACCAGGAGAAGAATGGCTCATTTCATTACTGTTTTGAGAATAGCCTTCTAACTGATGCAGTTATGATTGTGCTCATAAGAACACTTGGATTGAAAGAAGAAACATTAGTGGATCAGCTTGTCCATCGTTTGCTGATGAATCAGTCAAGGGGCGGGTATTGGAAGTTATTTGAAGATGATGAAGGGAATCTTTCGGCTACAGTTCAGGCGTATCATAGCCTCCTTTATTCGGGGAAAATAGAGCGGGAGCATACTCAGATGAAGAAAGCTGAGCGGTATATCCAAAAGTGGGGAGGGATAGAGAAAACGGATTCAATGACTAAAGTTTTTCTAGCATTAAATGGTCACCTGGAATGGCCACAGCTTTTCCATTTTCCGATGTTATTTATGCTAATACCTGGTTCCTCTCCGGTTTCTTTCTTTGATTTAAGCTCCTATGCCCGCCTTCATTTTGCGCCGATCATCTTATGTCAGGATCTACGCTATTCGATTAAGACGAGCTGGACACCTGATCTCGCTCATTTATTAAATGAAGAACGCGTTTTTTCAGACGCTATCAAATCATTTTGGGATTCCATAGTTCAATTTCCAGATAATCAGTTGTTCAAAGCAAGAAAGAGAGCTGAACAATATATGTTACAGCGAATTGAAAGTGATGGAACGTTATTAAATTATGCTACTGCCACATTTTTCATGATTTATGCCATGCTCGCCCTTGGTTATGAAAAACAGTCTCCGGTTATTCTACGTGCTATAGATGGTTTGAAGGGGATGTTGTGTTTGTCAGAGAATCATATTCAAAACTCTCCCTCTACAATTTGGGATACTGCTCTAATAACGCATACGCTCCAAGAAGCAGGACTTTCAAGTGTTGATCCTATCATTATGAAGGCAAGTGAATATTTAGGAAGAAATCAACACACAAAGTTTGGAGACTGGGCGATGGCAAAACAGAATATTATTCCTGGGGGATGGGGATTTAGTGAAGGAAACAGTATTCATCCAGATGTAGATGATACGACAGCTGCCCTGAGAGCAATGAAACATGCTTCTTCCTCAAATAGCTGGCAGCGAGGAGTGAACTGGATACTTGCGATGCAAAATAAGGATGGGGGATGGCCCGCATTTGAAACAGACCGTAAAGCTCTTCTATTGAAAGATCTACCGATCGATGGAGCGCAATCTTCTTTTCCTGATGATTCGTCAGCCGATCTTACCGGAAGAACTGTCGAATTTCTATGTAACTTCGCTGGGTTACAACATAATCATCCATCAGTAGTAAGAGGAGTAAAGTGGCTTGTTAGCAACCAGGAGAGTGATGGTTCATGGTGCGGAAGGTGGGGGATTTGCTATGTTTACGGTACATGGGCAGCTGTAACTGGACTGAAGGCAGCGGGGTATAGTGCGTCATTTCCTGCAATCAGTAAGGGTTTAGAATTTCTTAAAAAGATTCAGCAGGAAGATGGTGGATGGGGAGAATCATGTAAAAGTGATGAACAAAAAAAGTATATTTCTCTTAGCTATAGTACACCTTCCCAAACCGCTTGGTCAGTTGATGCTTTAACAATTTGTGGAGATAAATGTGATGCACTTCATAAAGGAGTAGAGTATCTTACGAAAGGTGCTTTTGAAAATAAAGAACTCACTTATCCAACAGGAGCAGGATTACCAGGTGGCTTTTACGTTCACTATCACAGTTATAAAATGATCTGGCCGCTCCTTGCCCTTGCCCATTACAGACAATTGTTGAATCAGGAGTGA
- the speD gene encoding adenosylmethionine decarboxylase translates to METLGHHIIAEMWNCNKEKLNDLVYIEETFASAALEAGAEIRDVVFHPFEPQGISGAVIIAESHLTIHSFPEHGYASVDVYTCGDKIDPSDATNAIARALEAKKIHTVKIPRGTGEITVNEVEKSGVEAK, encoded by the coding sequence ATCGAAACATTAGGTCACCATATTATCGCTGAAATGTGGAACTGTAACAAAGAGAAATTAAACGATTTAGTCTATATAGAAGAAACCTTTGCTAGTGCAGCACTTGAAGCTGGAGCCGAAATTAGAGACGTAGTCTTCCACCCGTTCGAGCCCCAGGGAATTAGTGGCGCCGTTATTATTGCTGAATCTCACCTTACCATTCATAGTTTTCCTGAACACGGATATGCTTCAGTAGATGTCTATACTTGCGGGGACAAAATTGACCCTTCAGACGCAACCAATGCTATTGCAAGAGCACTTGAAGCGAAGAAGATACACACAGTAAAAATTCCTCGTGGAACTGGAGAAATCACTGTGAATGAAGTTGAAAAAAGCGGCGTCGAAGCAAAGTAG
- a CDS encoding aldehyde dehydrogenase, with the protein MEVIEEIVRTQREYYYNGETKSYAFRKQKLETLRKVIKEYEPEVLKALKEDLHKSEWEAYTTEIGFLLEEIKFTLKHLKEWMSPERAKSPVTHLGSKSYVHREPYGVTLIIAPWNYPFQLQIAPLVGAIAAGNCAVLKPSELTPAVSAVIAKMIREVFPRKYIAVVEGGVDTSTELLKQSFDHIFFTGSVPVGKVVMEAAAKQLIPVTLELGGKSPAIVNKDANLNLAAKRIMWGKFTNAGQTCIAPDYLYVHRDVKKALLEQMAQVLVEFYGEDPLSDEKYGHIVSDRHFQRLKEFLNDGDVLIGGQHKEKERVIAPTIMDNVSWEDPVMQEEIFGPILPVLEFTDIYTVIDDVRRRPKPLALYFFSESEKMQDLITSSISFGGGCMNDTLMHIVSPYLPFGGVGSSGTGSYHGQASFEAFSHQKSIVKQTTKFDFAFRYPSAKNGLKMIKRIMG; encoded by the coding sequence ATGGAAGTGATAGAAGAAATAGTAAGAACACAAAGAGAGTATTATTATAATGGGGAAACGAAATCGTATGCTTTCAGAAAACAAAAGCTAGAGACATTAAGAAAAGTCATTAAAGAATATGAACCTGAAGTATTAAAAGCACTTAAGGAAGATCTTCATAAATCAGAGTGGGAAGCTTATACAACTGAAATTGGTTTTCTGCTTGAAGAAATAAAGTTTACGCTAAAGCATTTAAAGGAGTGGATGAGTCCTGAGAGAGCGAAGTCGCCTGTCACTCATCTTGGTTCTAAAAGTTATGTTCATCGAGAGCCGTATGGCGTTACATTAATTATTGCTCCTTGGAATTATCCATTCCAGCTGCAGATTGCCCCTCTTGTTGGTGCCATTGCAGCGGGTAACTGTGCCGTTTTAAAGCCATCGGAACTAACCCCCGCAGTGTCTGCTGTGATTGCCAAAATGATTCGAGAAGTCTTTCCGCGAAAGTATATTGCTGTCGTTGAAGGTGGCGTAGATACGAGTACGGAGTTATTAAAGCAATCGTTTGATCATATTTTCTTCACAGGAAGTGTTCCAGTCGGAAAAGTTGTGATGGAGGCTGCGGCTAAACAACTTATACCGGTAACGCTTGAACTTGGCGGAAAGAGTCCGGCCATAGTAAATAAAGATGCTAATTTAAACTTGGCTGCTAAACGAATCATGTGGGGTAAATTCACAAATGCTGGACAAACGTGTATCGCTCCAGACTATTTATACGTTCATCGTGATGTAAAGAAAGCATTGTTAGAACAAATGGCTCAAGTTTTGGTTGAATTCTACGGAGAAGATCCATTGTCTGATGAGAAATACGGTCACATCGTAAGTGATCGTCATTTCCAAAGATTAAAAGAATTCCTAAATGATGGTGACGTATTAATAGGTGGGCAACATAAAGAAAAGGAACGTGTCATTGCTCCAACAATTATGGATAATGTGTCTTGGGAAGATCCTGTCATGCAAGAAGAAATCTTTGGTCCGATCCTTCCTGTTCTTGAATTCACAGATATTTATACTGTGATTGATGATGTACGCAGACGTCCAAAGCCACTTGCTCTTTATTTTTTCTCGGAATCTGAAAAAATGCAAGATTTGATCACTTCTTCTATTTCTTTTGGAGGCGGATGTATGAACGACACGTTAATGCATATCGTCTCACCTTATCTACCATTTGGTGGTGTTGGTTCAAGCGGTACTGGAAGCTATCATGGTCAAGCGAGCTTTGAAGCATTTTCTCATCAGAAAAGCATTGTGAAACAAACAACGAAATTCGATTTTGCATTTCGTTATCCCTCTGCTAAAAACGGGCTAAAAATGATAAAAAGGATCATGGGATAA
- a CDS encoding aminoimidazole riboside kinase codes for MSKGVISLGEALIDFIPLDKDNLTYQKSPGGAPANVSVGLARLGVNSTFLGKVGDDVLGRFLQETLKNYGVDVSTMILTESARTGVVFVTNAENGERSFDFYINPSADRFLHAEEISDELFERHRILHFGSISMISEPSRSATKVAVEKAKENGLLISYDPNLRLGLWESEERAKETIVSMLSEADILKLSEEELTFITGEEAIEDGIKKLAHYRIPVIFITMGGEGSLVYTPDYSLRVPAMKVKAVDTTGAGDAFVSGILNGFNEYEGSLSDLSREELKRMTQFASVSGALAAATKGAMTALPTKTEVEEILLKESK; via the coding sequence ATGAGTAAAGGTGTTATTAGTCTTGGTGAAGCATTAATTGACTTTATTCCTCTCGACAAGGACAATCTCACGTATCAAAAAAGTCCTGGTGGTGCTCCTGCGAACGTATCTGTTGGACTTGCACGTCTCGGTGTTAACTCCACGTTTCTAGGGAAAGTTGGGGATGATGTCCTCGGACGATTTCTCCAAGAAACGCTAAAGAATTATGGTGTTGATGTATCAACGATGATCTTAACTGAGTCAGCCCGAACCGGAGTTGTCTTTGTTACAAATGCAGAAAACGGAGAGCGTAGTTTTGACTTTTACATAAACCCAAGTGCCGATCGCTTTTTGCATGCAGAAGAAATAAGTGACGAATTATTCGAGCGTCATCGTATCCTTCATTTTGGATCAATTTCAATGATTAGTGAACCTTCTAGAAGTGCAACTAAGGTAGCGGTTGAAAAAGCAAAAGAAAATGGATTACTCATTTCTTATGACCCGAACTTACGACTAGGCCTTTGGGAAAGTGAAGAAAGAGCTAAAGAAACGATCGTCTCAATGTTATCAGAGGCAGATATACTAAAACTTTCTGAAGAAGAGCTCACATTCATTACAGGTGAAGAAGCGATCGAAGATGGAATTAAGAAGCTCGCTCATTATCGTATTCCAGTGATCTTTATTACTATGGGTGGTGAAGGTAGTCTCGTTTACACACCAGACTACTCACTTAGAGTACCTGCTATGAAAGTTAAAGCCGTTGATACAACAGGCGCAGGAGATGCATTTGTTTCTGGCATTTTAAACGGTTTCAATGAATATGAAGGCTCTCTTAGTGATCTATCGCGTGAAGAGCTTAAACGTATGACGCAATTTGCTAGCGTGTCTGGTGCTTTAGCAGCTGCAACGAAGGGCGCAATGACCGCTCTTCCAACGAAAACAGAAGTGGAAGAAATCTTATTAAAAGAGTCGAAATAA
- a CDS encoding M20/M25/M40 family metallo-hydrolase encodes MNRDFLLELLSTASPSGAEMEIQHKWMNYVREFADDIKTDNAGNAIGILNPEAEFKVLLAGHCDEIGFMVKQIDQNGFIRVEKLGGISHKPAIGMKVTILGTHGKLTGVFGVNAEHHGGAKEFHFEDLYIDCGATTKEEIEKYVQIGDLAVYKREVEHLLNDRISGRGLDNRTGSFIVAEVLREVAKRNPKVGVYAVSTVNEETNMGGAYFAGAGIQPTMAIACDVTFSSDYPGIDARKHTEVDLGGGPVLAKGAPINIKINQLLEKAAKKLDLKLQYELTPRMTGTDADKLRLTGYGVPVSLVSLPLRYMHAPVETVSLKDMQEEIDLLVEMIADLTGEESVNPLIK; translated from the coding sequence ATGAACCGTGATTTTTTATTAGAATTGTTATCAACCGCTTCTCCATCAGGAGCTGAAATGGAAATCCAGCATAAATGGATGAACTATGTAAGAGAGTTTGCAGATGACATTAAAACGGATAACGCAGGTAATGCGATCGGAATTCTTAATCCAGAAGCAGAATTTAAAGTGCTTCTTGCAGGACACTGTGACGAAATTGGATTTATGGTGAAGCAAATTGATCAAAATGGATTTATTCGCGTAGAGAAATTAGGTGGAATTAGTCACAAGCCTGCTATTGGCATGAAAGTAACAATTCTAGGCACACATGGAAAGTTAACAGGTGTATTTGGTGTCAATGCAGAACATCACGGAGGGGCGAAAGAGTTTCATTTCGAGGACCTCTATATCGACTGTGGTGCAACTACAAAAGAAGAAATCGAGAAGTACGTCCAAATTGGGGACCTCGCAGTCTATAAAAGAGAAGTTGAGCACCTCTTAAATGACCGAATTAGTGGAAGAGGCTTAGACAACCGGACTGGTTCATTTATCGTAGCAGAAGTTCTTCGTGAAGTAGCCAAGCGTAACCCTAAAGTAGGTGTTTATGCTGTTAGCACAGTGAATGAAGAAACAAACATGGGTGGTGCTTATTTCGCTGGTGCAGGAATTCAACCAACAATGGCCATTGCTTGTGATGTTACATTTTCTTCAGACTATCCTGGAATTGATGCAAGAAAGCACACAGAGGTTGATCTTGGAGGTGGACCTGTTCTTGCGAAAGGCGCTCCAATCAATATAAAAATCAATCAGCTCCTTGAAAAGGCTGCTAAAAAGCTTGATTTGAAACTTCAGTATGAGTTAACACCAAGAATGACAGGGACGGATGCAGATAAGCTTCGTTTAACAGGATACGGTGTTCCTGTATCACTTGTGTCCCTTCCGCTTCGCTATATGCATGCGCCGGTAGAAACAGTAAGTTTAAAAGATATGCAGGAAGAAATTGATTTGCTCGTGGAAATGATAGCGGATTTAACAGGCGAAGAAAGTGTGAATCCACTAATTAAATAA
- a CDS encoding ABC transporter ATP-binding protein — translation MFSILRKLSWFFKQHWKRYSIAIALLIFGGILEVIPPKLIGMAIDEINVGSLTWESLRNYLFFYGGLLLVVYIVTYIWMYQLFGGAFLVERALRSKLMKHLLKMTPSFYEKNRTGDLMARATNDLKAVSLTAGFGILTLVDSTIFMFLILITMGVLISWKLTLAAILPLPLMALAMNRYGKIIHKRFTAAQDSFGDMNDQVLESIAGVRVTRAYVQERAAQQKFQNLTEDVYKKNIEVAKVDVLFEPTIKVLVGISYLIGLGYGAYLVFHKVLTLGELVSFNVYLGMLIWPMIAVGELINVMQRGNASLNRVLETLSHEEDVKEHHSPQYLDTPGTIVFEDVTFKYPSSSVTNLQNVSFTLKKGQTLGVVGRTGSGKTTLLKQLLREYPVGKGKIKISDVPIEEISLETLQSWIGYVPQDQMLFSRSVRENLLFGKNNGTDQDIDRVLRLSDFKKDIHVLPEGLETLVGEKGVALSGGQKQRVSIARALMIDPEILILDDAMSAVDGKTEAQIISNIRNERSGKTTFIATHRLSGVQHADWIIVLDEGKVIEEGTHKELLSKKGWYRDQFDRQQLEDSLKEVL, via the coding sequence TTGTTCTCTATTTTACGGAAATTGAGCTGGTTTTTTAAACAGCATTGGAAACGGTATAGCATTGCTATTGCTTTATTGATTTTTGGGGGTATTCTCGAGGTCATTCCACCAAAATTAATCGGAATGGCCATTGATGAAATAAACGTAGGAAGCTTAACCTGGGAAAGCTTACGAAATTATTTATTTTTTTATGGAGGGTTATTGCTCGTCGTCTATATCGTCACATATATTTGGATGTACCAATTATTTGGTGGTGCCTTTCTAGTTGAGAGGGCGCTCAGATCTAAATTGATGAAGCACCTCCTTAAAATGACGCCATCCTTTTACGAGAAAAACCGAACTGGAGACCTGATGGCAAGGGCCACAAATGATCTAAAAGCTGTCTCCCTTACCGCAGGATTTGGTATTTTAACATTAGTAGATTCAACGATCTTTATGTTTCTTATTTTGATTACAATGGGCGTTCTTATTAGCTGGAAATTAACGCTTGCGGCTATTCTTCCTCTACCCCTTATGGCTCTTGCCATGAATCGTTACGGAAAAATCATTCATAAGCGCTTTACAGCTGCCCAAGATTCGTTCGGAGATATGAATGATCAAGTACTAGAATCGATTGCAGGAGTTCGAGTAACGCGTGCTTATGTACAAGAAAGGGCAGCTCAGCAAAAGTTTCAGAACTTAACGGAAGATGTATATAAGAAAAATATTGAAGTAGCAAAAGTAGATGTTTTATTTGAGCCAACTATTAAAGTTCTTGTCGGGATTAGTTATTTAATTGGGTTAGGGTATGGAGCGTATCTCGTTTTTCATAAAGTCCTAACACTCGGAGAACTGGTGTCATTCAATGTTTACCTGGGGATGCTCATATGGCCGATGATTGCGGTTGGAGAGTTGATCAACGTCATGCAGCGAGGAAATGCATCGTTGAACCGTGTCTTAGAGACGCTGTCTCATGAAGAGGATGTGAAAGAACACCATTCTCCTCAATATCTGGATACACCTGGTACGATCGTTTTTGAAGATGTTACTTTTAAGTATCCCTCTTCATCTGTTACGAATTTACAAAATGTTTCATTTACTCTGAAGAAAGGCCAAACATTAGGCGTTGTAGGGAGAACAGGTAGTGGGAAAACGACATTACTGAAGCAACTTTTAAGAGAATATCCGGTCGGTAAAGGGAAAATCAAAATTTCTGACGTGCCGATCGAAGAAATTTCTCTCGAAACTCTGCAAAGCTGGATTGGTTATGTTCCTCAGGATCAGATGCTTTTCTCAAGGTCGGTGAGAGAAAACCTTCTGTTTGGTAAAAATAATGGAACAGATCAAGACATTGATCGAGTGCTGCGGCTATCCGACTTTAAAAAAGATATACATGTGCTCCCTGAAGGACTTGAGACGCTTGTTGGAGAAAAAGGCGTCGCTTTATCAGGTGGACAGAAACAAAGGGTATCCATTGCGCGAGCTCTAATGATTGATCCTGAAATATTAATTTTAGACGATGCAATGTCTGCCGTTGATGGAAAAACTGAAGCACAAATTATATCCAATATTCGCAATGAACGTTCTGGGAAAACGACGTTTATAGCCACGCATCGTTTGTCGGGTGTTCAGCATGCTGATTGGATTATCGTTCTTGATGAGGGCAAGGTGATTGAGGAAGGAACTCATAAAGAGCTTCTTTCTAAAAAGGGATGGTATCGTGACCAATTTGACAGACAGCAGCTTGAGGATTCATTGAAGGAGGTGCTGTAA